tttgatgcatgctcaatcatccaggacgtagcattttcagtgcaAGAAACGACTGAAGAAGTGACAAAATGtatctcccactgaaaacgccacgtccagatgaacagaacttTTCAGGAGGCCAAAATGCTGCGTCACAGCTGCTCGCAATAACAAGTCCCAATGTCACCCCTGAGTATAGATAATGGCCACATGATGCCAAAAAATGGAGTGAGGAGTTGGTGAAAAACGTCTTTGTGTTTCCTGGTGAATCAAAGCATTatttcaaactatttttttaaagatcaaaCTTAGCAAAACGTTCTGTGGTCTCCTAAATGTTACACCCCTTTCCAGACCCTGAAATACTAATTAAAGTTGAACACCCTGTGCGCTTTTTTTCAGCATTTATTGAACCTCCTGACTTAAAAAAGATATATAGATAACATATAAATGAATTTGTTACATATTTGTTACATCTggccttttatttctttttcttttgcaattTATTGCCTAAAAATGTGGTGAgcaatttattcatgtttttcaatgtatcaaatatgatacactaTGAGTTAAGGAGTTAAAGGTATCCTCTCTTTGGCATCACACAGATCAATCAGGCTTAAATCAGTCTGATGCTTGAGCTTCTGGCTCACAGGAACTACTTGTATACATGCCCCCACCAAAGAGGTGACAGTGTTCAGTGTCCCTATAACCAGTTTTGGTGACGGGGGATCAGACTGCCCCTCCTGTACGTGGTGGGCGTATGAGGGGCTGGGTGCATGTAACTCTTTCTGGTTACAGGGTGGGACCAAGGCAACTCTACCCTGGGGAGGATAAACAGATCCCTTGTTCTTCCCTTCATAGGGGTTTTCTGGATAGCTCTTGTCTGACCCCCAGAAGCGGTTTTGCTTGGGAGACCCTTCCAGGGGTAAATTGCCCCTCACAATATATCTCCTGGCATCACACAGGCGCACAGACCCCTTCATCATGACAAGGTGGAGGGATTTCTGGATCCTAGTTATGCATCTGACCAGGATGCCTACTGGGTGCCTCCCAGGTGAGGTTTTTAAGGCTTGACCTACTGGGAGGAGACCTTGTGGAAACCCCAGAATACATCGGAAAGATGTAGCAGGCTCAGCAGGCTTGGGAAGCTTTGTTGTCTCCTTGGAAGAATTAATTGAGTTGGCTGCCCCCACTATTCAGATCCAGACCTAAGTAAGtggtgatggatggatggatggatggatggatggatggatggatggatggatggatggatggatggatggatggatggacgacAATAATTCGGTATGTGCCAAATGTGCCTTTAAACCAAAGCAGTAAAGTCAAAGTGAGCCATCATCTCTTTTTAAAACCGGGTAGGAGCTCAGAGTTGTATAACTTTGAGCATGAAGTGCAAAATACAGTCAAGAACTACAAACTTTTAGTCAGCAGGAGAAAACGTATCATTTTACAGTCAGAGGCATATCTGCCAAATCTGTCCATGAGTTTGGAGATtattacacacaccatcagccAGGACAGTGTGCTACCAACCCACCTCCCAGCAGCCAAGTTTTAATTAGTTCATACCACTTCTCATTTTAGTCTCTCACCAGGAGCCAAGTACACGAAGTACAAATGACACAAAGTTGTCCTCCAGACAGAAGGCGGGTGTAAATGTACAAGTCACAGTACTGTCATGACTTACTGGGACTGTCTTCAGCTTAACTAGCATCACATGTATGACAGGAAAAAGGCCTAATTCAGTTATTTGTGAGGCATAAATCACGCATCCATGAAGAATAAATAATGCGACCTTAATACCGCTTTCAGTAGAATTTAATCTGATTCTTTTTAGCAGATAGTTTCATATATGCAGTCAAGTGAAGAGTAAAGTGTGCTATTAATGTTTTCATAGGAATTAAAGGGGTATGCAaaagccaggtgctgctaatcaaaagCAGTTTTAGACCAGTTTGCTAGTCTGGAGTATTCAGTTGTGTGTTAAGACAATGCCATAGTCGTCCCAGGACTAGACACTTCAAATTCACCCCAAGTTGCACTGTGCAATATTCAGAGAAACTACAACTATGTTGATGTTACAGTGAACGATGGCTAACACGTCTGGAGTAGCAAGATTTACTGCTGTGGAAACGTTGAATCCCAAAGTGATGATGGAGATGAGTGGGGTTAACTTGTTTTTGCATCAAAATGATTCAAACATATAAATGAAATACATTAAATCACATAAAATATCTGTTATTGATgataaacacaaagagaaacatTAAAGAAACCATAAACATCCGTGTTTAAACCATAATGGGCTCATAGATAATCCCTCTCGGTCCCTAAAATAGCTCAGTGAATACATGAATTCAATATTGTATAATTATGGCTCATTCTTTACAACAAATACTTTGGGTATTCGTAGTTTAAAAATCAGAAGAGTTCTCTCACCACTGCTTCTTACGCATGCATTTATGCTGCAGAGGCCTATATTATGTGGTGACTAGACTACCTTCAtattttaatatgtgagtgcaccaGCTCACAGAAAATAAATCCACACGGAGTATATTGGACAGGAGACGATATGAACCCTGCCAAATACTTAGATTGATGGGAAACTATGAAGGAAAAGCTCCACCTAGTGGAGTGcagtgtaacttttttttttccccttccttcttcttcttcttcttcttctattccTGCAGCAAAAAGACACATATCCCATTAAGCACCCATTCAGTTAAAAGGGAGAATATGTCAGGATTTTTCCCATATAGAAAACAGGTTTTTGGCATTTCCCCTTTAGGAGTTTCAGAAGAACTGTGGTGAAAATATTTTAAgcattttaaagtaaaaattatTTTAGTAAAGGACTAATTGTCCCCCAAAGTCCTGTTTTGAGCCAGACCTTCATGCAAACTGACCATGGAAAGCAGAGAACAgaagacataaaaacaaaacaggtttttaatcaatattttattctgaaaggaTCAATCTAAGGTTATAAGCAGTttataaaagtttattttcacATCATCTACTGCTGCTACAGTTTATGCACACAGGCTTAATGAGATCCATGCACATTTGCCAACATAATCCACAACTAACATTTCACACTTTACATTCCCTGTTCGAGCTCAtcgtgtgtttttctttaaaggtAAATACTACGTGATTATAATTTTACACATTCATGGATCCTGAACCACATTCTCCCTCTTGTGCACACTTCTAACGTGTCTGCCGAGAGACTCCATCCATTTGAAGGATTTGCCACAGCAGTTACACACAAAGTGTTTCCCCTCGGTGTGGATCGTCTGATGTCTGTTCAGAGCGCTAGTCGTGATGAAGGTCTTGCTGCATATTTCACACCTGTACGGCCTCTCTCCCGTGTGAGTCCTGATGTGAGCTGCCAGGTGGGAGCAGTTACTGAAGCGTTTTTCACAGACGGAGCAGCTGTAGGGTTTGTCTTTGCCCTCCTCGTTGCCGtggaggtggtggtgatggtggtaaTGGTGGAAATGTAAGGCTTGGTCCTGCAGACTGGCTTTCAGACTGGAAGGAGAGGAGATGAAGTCTTTGATGTCGGACTCGAGGGCTTCGAGCTGGTCAGCATCGTGACCCATCCAGAAGTCCCTGTGGCTCTTTTGCTGCTCCTCCTTTTTTACCTCTGAGGTCTCTGGATGCTCCTCATCCATCTGCCCCATGCTGCTgcctccatcctcctcctcctcctcgcacTGCTCAGGCTCGGCCTCAGGCTCAGAAGCATCCACTGCAGGGTCtgactgaagaggaggaggaggaggagaaggacgGTGGTGGTGATAGGTTTGCTGCAGCAGCTGGGCTGCAAGACATTTGTCTGATGGAGGCTCTGAGTAAAGGACAAAAGACACCGGAGTTATTCATTTTTAACTCAAAATACAGAAATCATAAGGAAAAGCTGCACGGGTTTGGCTATAAAGCGGATTTAATTCAAACCTACCTGACTTGAGAAGCTTCAGCTCCAATCTGAGACGGCTGATTTCCAGATCTTTTGAACGACAGAGCTCCTCTTTGTATTCGGCTATTGTCTTTTCAACCGCTCCAAATATCTCCTCCGCGGCCACCATCAGCCTCTCGCTCAGAAAAGCTTTCAGTGAATGCATTCTGGACATTCAGACGGCAGGCTGCCAGCTCTCGGTGGCTCCTGAACACGTATTTGTGCGGGTCCGTGAACGTCACGCTTGGATTGTAAACACGGACATGAAACTAGTGAGGTGAGAAATGTGCAACATGAGAGAACAGCGCCACCTGCAGGCGTGGAGGACAAGAATTAACGTTACGCCttgatgataaaataaaaaatatcatttaCTATGATTTCTGTTCTATTTAAATATTGTAAACAGTGCTGTTAAAAAgaattttcctcttttttgaaTATTTGTGACACTTAAATGTTTAATATGTCCTTCTTCAGAACACCAGTGTGCTTGAACTTCAGTACAGAAAAGAAAGCCTGATATTCTCCTCAtcgattttctggtagagagcagaaatTATGGTTCCCTCAATTACAACAAGTCATCCAGGTCccgaagcagcaaagcagccccactAAAACCATCATGTTTGAGTATCggtgtgatgttctttttatgaaatgctgtgttagttttatgccagatgtaacaggactcaaaccttttacaaatctcagcttttgtctcatcagtccacatAATAGTTTCACAAAAGTCTTGGAGATCATCAGGatgtttttttggcaaatgtgagtcTTTGTGATCTTTTTGGTCAGCGCTCTCCCATGGgcgccatttttgcccagtctctttcttgttgttaaatcatgaactctgatcctctgactgaggcaagtgaggcctgcagttctttaggtgttctgggttcttttgtgacctcctggaatTACTCCTCCTGGAGTAATTTTGACAGATTGATCACTCCTGGGAAGCTTCACTGCTGTTCCAGGTTTTCTTAATTTGAAGATAAGTCTTATAAAAGGTTTTTATAACCCTTTACAGACTGACAGATATCAGTGagtttgtttctcagctgttaTATCAGGGTATGATGTGTAGCTTTTtagatttatgtatttttagcCTACTTCATTTATTCAGGCAAGTTCTATTTAAAATATTGTATATTAtcctgtatgtttttttttcttggctgtTTATTCTTGTCTgctgacaaaacacacacacacactctcgcacacacacattcacttcATCATCCCAGCTTCAAAGCCCTTCCTGTGCAGGCCTGGCCCCGATATTGCTCACAGCAGGATATCAGCTGTGAGCCTGTTCAGTACTGTTGATTTCTCCTGTTCATTCCAGCAACCTTTTCAACTCACTTTTCGAAGTTTTCAGTTAAGAAATAACAATCATTGCCTCCATATAAGGACCCATATGTCAACAAATCCCTGAACTCATTGCCCTAACTCTGGGAAAAGCTTGTGAGGGAAGAAGTGTAAAGAGCTTGGGTACATATATGTCAACAAAACAGCAACCACAACAAAGAGAGGGGGCAGGAGGGAAAGGAGTTCCAGGATTAAAGGAGAAATTGTGGGAAATATAGTTATAAtaagggcagcacggtggcacggtggttagcactgttgcctcacagcaagaatgtCCTGACTTCAATTgcaccatcaggccagggtctttctgtgtgttctccccgtgtctgtgtgggttctctccgggtactccagcttcctcccacagtccaaagacatgcagttagtggggttaggttaactggatactctaaattgcccataggtgtgaatagTCTgtatgttagccctgcaacagaccagtgacctgtccaggatgtaccctccctctcgccctatgacatcatcaataaaaatcagtggcctggttccactggcagccatgcatGCCGCATTTCCTTTCGGTATGCTTGATGACCTATTGCTTTGCTTGATGACCTATTGCTTTGCTTTATCCGTACTTTTTTCTTCACATCATTCTGCCAAAAGCTGGTTTCATCTATGCATTTTCAGGCTTGTGCAGGCTCTTTTAAAGTCCAATCTGACCTTCTTGTTCTTGAGTGTAACAAGTGTTTTTCACCTTCTTGTAAACCCTCTGCATTTCCATTCATGAGGGCAACTCTTGATTGTTGATAATCACACATCTACTTTGTCCAACCACTGGTAGGacctggatgtcagccacttcttctAACTGCTGGTGGTACATACTGTGCAGGAGCTTATCCTTCCAcgatggttcctcctcttgctcctcttttttgggtttctgctgcctgaggcattcactgagcacgcggtcagttggggccatcttcctgatgtattttGTCTCATCCTAGACTGTGGTACTGACACTCCCCCAGcctccttccttctgcttagcatacagcctcagaatgctggacttggggtgaaaccctccatgttTTGATAGGTTTTGATAGtccagatcttgttcttactgaataggatgagggacctatgatTGTGTTGAAAGTAATCACATGTTGATTGATATAAAAGGGTGGTGTACAGAGACAGAAgtactaatatatatatatatatacacacacatatatatatacacacacatatatatatatatatacacacacacatatatatatatatatacacatatatatataaatataaagagattatagaatatatatatacatatacatagagagagagagatcagaAATTTATAGACCTAACTGACCATTTACAACATGACTTCACTCGGATGTCTCAGGGGAGATCTGCCCTGGCCACATATGTATCGAGTCTTGCGCAGAGCAAGTGTTGAGTATTTTAGAGTAGCATAAAAACTGGGACCAAAAATGACCTCATGAAGGCCTCCTGAGAGTGATTAGTGGTTTTATTGAAGCCTTCTTACAGTAAACAAGTTGTCATGACTGAAGTGGTGCATGTGCTTTTGCTTTTATTAATTGTAAACAgtctaaaaacaataatttCTCTACACAAACTTGTAACTGGCTTCAATTTCCCCGATTCATAAACCTTTCACTGCCATGTCTGTTTTAGCTCAGCGCTGGGATTAAAAATAGCACTGCACTTCTTCTCTGCATGGCATTGTGCTAACAGGACTTCACTCCTGTAACATGATACTCCCTCTCCATTTTGAGAATACCACTGGGATTACTACTGTGTATATGGACACACAGCAGCCTCAAGTGGATGTGATGAAAGACACGAGGCACTGGAAGAGTCTCTAAACCGTTTATTATGTTTCCTTACAGCTTCCCTACCCTTATTCCCATCAGCTGTGACACACAATGTGATGAACATATAATTGACACTTTACTGTTGGCCGGACAACCAATGAGAGAATGGATCATGCACAACTAGAGGGATGTAAAagccacagaaaaaaaacaaaaacaatcataATTACACAAAAGAGACGCCAGTAAAAAGACAGATTTGATCGACATGAGCTGTCACACAgttttacacagaaaaaaagttcATGAACTTTTACTTAAAGTGTGGACTGCCCGTCCACCTCAAGGTGTAATCGTCAGTCTTTACAGCTTGAGCACTTGGTGTTGCTTCTAGTTTGCACAGACTGTTCTCAGTGGACTTGACTGTTATCAGTGCAGCACAGTGTGTCAGCCTGTCCCTTTTCTTTGTGACAAAATACAACCCCCCGCccccaaaaaaaggaaaatgagggaatgacatcatcacacaaaTGCTTTGAATGAAAAAGGGGAAAAGGACTAAGTGCTGAGAGCGAGGGATGAAGAACTGGACCGTCTGAATGGAGTTGGACTCTAATCCAGTCGCATTGTAACTGCCCGCATTTTATGCCTTGGCGTTGATGATGTCGATGAACTCTGGCTTCAGGGAGGCTCCGCCTACGAGGAAACCATCAACATCCTTCTGGGAGGCAAGTTCTTTGCAGGTACCACCAGTGACAGAACCTGAGGAGAAGAAGCGATGCTTGAGAAGAGATCGATGTGGGACTCAAAGGCAAACAGCTACCCAGCACAGCACTGACCTCCGTAGATGATCCTCACAGAGTTGGCTACGGCCTCAGAGACGTTGGTCTTCAGCCACTCCCTCAGTTTATCATGAACTTCCTGAGCCTGAGATATTACACAGGTGACATTGTGTTGCAGGCTGCAAGCACAATAAGTTAAATATTCATTGATTTCTAATATTTACCTGCTGTGGGGAAGCGGTTTTCCCAGTGCCAATGGCCCACACAGGCTCGTAGGCCAGCACGACCTTGCTCCAGTCCTTTACATTGTCTGTGAAAGGGACGCGTGATAAGACTTTATATTTCACAAGAGTTCGGATTTCCACCACACTCTGGCTTGCACAAGCATGTACAAGAATGTCTGTTACAACATTTCAACTCATGCTGGCATAAAACCTGTGAGCTGCGTACCTGCGATGACCTTGGTCTGAGCAAAGACGACCTTCTCAGTGATGCCTCCCTCCCTCTCATCCAGCTTCTCGCCGATGCATGCGATCACGCCAAGGCCGTTCTCCAGAGCGTGAGCAGTCTTCTGACCAATCAGCTAACAACATAGGAGACGATGatgaatatttaacattttttaaaaatctaaaccactgtcattttaaaaaaaaaaacacctatcCATGTTACCTCATCACTCTCTCCAAAGACGTGGCGCCTCTCGGAGTGTCCCAAGATCACCCAGTTCACACCGCAGTCCTTGATCATCGCAGGGCTGGAAGATGAGATTATCACACAGTGAACATAAATCAGAATTCCACGAATTCCATTGTAATGGATGTTTTCTCCCTCCCTGCCTGAGCGTGACACAGTTTGAAAAGACTCAACTTTAGCATTTTTGGCCGTAGCCATCATGGACTTTGTGGTTCTGAAATCAGGGAGACACTGCATGCTCCTATTGTAGTCATTTGTCAATTTCAAAGTAGGCCCATCCTAAACCGCACTCTGTTTCATCATCCATTTCCATGTCAATGTGGCTATAATTTACAAAAGTGAGATAGTCTTAAAATTAGTGAACAAGATCAATAATTCATTAGGAAAATGTTTGAGGCCCCaaaggaagcaagaagaagCATCACTTCCTCAGACTTCAGGAAGAGTCGCCCTCTGCTGCCCATTCGAAAAACTGATCTGTCTTGATTGGCTTTAACAGCCTAGGCCCCACCCACTCCTTGTAAAGAAACATTGTGATTGGTGGATATTCAGGCCAGTTGTAAAATATTTGCATATCTGACACTCAGTGAACTAAAACTGCACTTATTACACCAAAGTATAATCATCAAGTGCTTTTAGTTGGCATTTTGACTGTATaagtatatacacacatatatgtatatactcaTACATACATAAACAATTTTTATATGTTTTGGTCATTTCTGACATCATGTTTGGAAGTAGAGGAGCACACTGTTACAACAGTGTCTGTGCCCGGTGTCCTAGTACTGAGAGGTTTGTGTCATCAGGCAGGACTCTTTGCTCTTACATATTTCTCTAGTAGGTTTCTCATAAAGAGAAGCCCCCATATACttgttaaatataaaacaactgATAGCTGCAAGATGTAAAGTTATTTTTGATGAATAGACAAATATTAGATTTAATGAAAGCAACCCTGCAGGAAGTGTGGATAAGAgactttgattttaaattgtagGAGGTAACTCTAAGAAGAT
This sequence is a window from Oreochromis aureus strain Israel breed Guangdong linkage group 11, ZZ_aureus, whole genome shotgun sequence. Protein-coding genes within it:
- the LOC116323808 gene encoding triosephosphate isomerase B; amino-acid sequence: MTRKFFVGGNWKMNGDKKSLGELIQTMNGAKVDPNVEVVCGAPSIYLDFVRSKLDPKFGVAAQNCYKVPKGAFTGEISPAMIKDCGVNWVILGHSERRHVFGESDELIGQKTAHALENGLGVIACIGEKLDEREGGITEKVVFAQTKVIADNVKDWSKVVLAYEPVWAIGTGKTASPQQAQEVHDKLREWLKTNVSEAVANSVRIIYGGSVTGGTCKELASQKDVDGFLVGGASLKPEFIDIINAKA
- the LOC116323799 gene encoding zinc finger protein 92-like, translating into MSRMHSLKAFLSERLMVAAEEIFGAVEKTIAEYKEELCRSKDLEISRLRLELKLLKSEPPSDKCLAAQLLQQTYHHHRPSPPPPPLQSDPAVDASEPEAEPEQCEEEEEDGGSSMGQMDEEHPETSEVKKEEQQKSHRDFWMGHDADQLEALESDIKDFISSPSSLKASLQDQALHFHHYHHHHHLHGNEEGKDKPYSCSVCEKRFSNCSHLAAHIRTHTGERPYRCEICSKTFITTSALNRHQTIHTEGKHFVCNCCGKSFKWMESLGRHVRSVHKRENVVQDP